One Nicotiana tomentosiformis chromosome 4, ASM39032v3, whole genome shotgun sequence genomic window carries:
- the LOC104114860 gene encoding uncharacterized protein, translating to MQISRPIQCTWTPQYYSHEMLRSFKPYISRTFRSRKYPFPMANLSTVSTQKEAVSTKDESTQIVPKPLQVAKRLEKFKTTIFTQMSMLAIKHGAINLGQGFPNFDGPDFVKEAAIQGIKEGKNQYARGYGVPDLNSAVAARFKKDSGLEVDPEKEVTVTSGCTEAIAATILGLINPGDEVILFAPFYDSYEATLSMAGAKIKGITLRPPDFSLPIDELKAAVSKNTRAILLNTPHNPTGKMFTREELNAIASLCIENDILVFADEVYDKLAFEMEHISIASLPGMYERTVTMNSLGKTFSLTGWKIGWAIAPPHLTWGVRQAHSYLTFATSTPMQYAAATALRAPDSYYEELKRDYSAKKAILVEGLKAAGFTVYPSSGTYFVVVDHTPFGLENDIAFCEYLIKEVGVVAIPTSVFYLNPEEGKNLVRFTFCKDDDTLKSAVQRMKEKLSKK from the exons ATGCAAATCTCTCGGCCAATCCAATGTACCTGGACACCTCAGTATTATTCACATGAGATGCTGAGGAGCTTCAAACCCTATATTTCCCGCACCTTTAGAAGCAGAAAATACCCTTTTCCAATGGCGAATTTGTCCACCGTTTCAACACAGAAAGAGGCTGTTTCTACTAAAGATGAGTCAACCCAGATAGTCCCTAAGCCTTTGCAG GTTGCTAAGCGCCTAGAGAAGTTCAAAACTACAATTTTCACCCAAATGAGTATGCTAGCCATCAAGCATGGAGCTATAAACCTTGGCCAGGGCTTTCCCAACTTTGACGGCCCTGATTTTGTAAAAGAAGCAGCTATTCAAGGCATTAAGGAAGGTAAAAATCAGTATGCTCGAGGATATGGAGTCCCAGACCTCAACTCTGCTGTGGCTGCTAGATTCAAGAAAGACAGTGGACTTGAGGTTGACCCTGAAAAGGAAGTTACTGTGACTTCGGGCTGCACCGAAGCAATTGCTGCAACCATTTTGGGTTTGATAAACCCTGGTGATGAGGTTATCCTGTTTGCTCCTTTCTATGATTCTTATGAGGCTACTTTATCTATGGCTGGAGCAAAGATAAAGGGTATTACTTTAAGACCGCCAGATTTTTCTCTTCCGATTGATGAGCTAAAAGCAGCAGTATCAAAGAATACTCGAGCAATCCTTCTAAACACTCCTCATAACCCCACAGGGAAGATGTTCACTCGAGAAGAACTCAATGCCATTGCCTCTCTGTGCATTGAGAATGATATTCTAGTTTTTGCTGACGAAGTATATGACAAATTAGCCTTTGAAATGGAACATATTTCAATTGCTTCTCTTCCGGGGATGTACGAACGAACTGTGACCATGAATTCTTTGGGAAAGACATTTTCGCTAACAGGCTGGAAAATAGGTTGGGCGATTGCTCCTCCTCATTTGACATGGGGAGTAAGACAGGCTCATTCCTACCTTACCTTTGCAACATCCACTCCGATGCAATATGCAGCAGCGACGGCCCTTAGAGCCCCAGATTCTTATTATGAGGAGCTTAAGAGGGATTACTCGGCCAAAAAGGCAATATTGGTGGAGGGGTTAAAGGCAGCTGGTTTCACAGTATACCCCTCGAGCGGAACGTATTTTGTAGTTGTTGATCACACTCCTTTTGGGCTAGAAAATGACATTGCCTTCTGCGAATACCTGATCAAGGAAGTTGGTGTTGTAGCCATTCCAACTAGCGTATTCTATCTAAATCCAGAAGAAGGAAAGAATCTTGTCAGGTTTACCTTCTGCAAAGATGATGATACTCTTAAAAGTGCAGTGCAGAGGATGAAGGAGAAGCTGTCAAAGAAGTGA